One Sphingomonas sp. SUN039 genomic window carries:
- a CDS encoding DUF2218 domain-containing protein, protein MTYSSTAMVPTKSGSRYLQQLCKHWAHNMAVEFTPERGTVVFPRDARGADWPADGLVTMIAHPDTLECRIDASVEGQRDGLKGALARHLDRFAFREAPLTFDWVDAA, encoded by the coding sequence ATGACCTACTCAAGCACGGCCATGGTGCCGACCAAAAGCGGCAGCCGCTACCTCCAGCAGCTGTGCAAGCACTGGGCGCATAACATGGCCGTCGAATTCACGCCCGAACGCGGGACGGTAGTCTTCCCGCGCGACGCGCGCGGGGCCGACTGGCCCGCCGACGGGCTGGTGACGATGATCGCGCATCCCGACACGCTCGAATGCCGCATCGACGCCAGCGTCGAGGGGCAGCGCGACGGGTTGAAGGGCGCACTCGCCCGCCATCTCGACCGCTTCGCCTTTCGCGAGGCGCCGCTGACCTTCGACTGGGTGGACGCGGCCTAA